A genomic segment from Cinclus cinclus chromosome 11, bCinCin1.1, whole genome shotgun sequence encodes:
- the OSGIN1 gene encoding oxidative stress-induced growth inhibitor 1 has product MLPDGKMYPLMTRPSNKSGLKTLPVVIIGNGPSGISLSYLLSGYTPYFKRHSLHPHPILQRKLEEAPGVSVLDQDLEYLSEGLEGRSHSPVALLFDTLQRPDTDFGGTEESVLTWWHEPDRAIPHLVLGRNAPGGAWHSIEGSMITLSRGEWMGLPDLPFKEWLKQKRRGLRNNRATAEDIAQYYQHYVVKKGLQKNFKCGSVVTSVRKVSAESISNHTQKDLQGDSGSLWSSNEKSTEVFQVDGFFKTVEGNKEPFSIYAENVVLATGTYDNPTWLGVKGENLSYVHHQLSALEEAVKNNSVGIMSDPVLIVGAGLTAADAILFAHHCNIPVIHVFRRRVTDPGLIFNQLPKMLYPEYHKVHQMMKEQTAACAGPYEHYVSLPEHHVLSFGKDKKCIFQDKNGCQKAYKISMALVLTGSNPNLSFLPNDGIDLAMDSEQPVNPKRNPIDVDPFTYECTQEKGLYALGPLAGDNFVRFVQGGALAVASSLLKKANKNPP; this is encoded by the exons ggaatggACCTTCAGGAATCTCTCTCTCATATTTGCTCTCAGGTTACACCCCTTACTTCAAAAGACACTCTCTTCATCCTCATCCTATTCTTCAGAGAAAACTGGAAGAGGCACCAGGAGTCTCTGTTTTGGATCAG GATTTGGAGTATCTGTCTGAAGGCTTGGAGGGGCGATCCCACAGCCCTGTGGCTCTTCTGTTTGATACTCTGCAGCGTCCAGACACAGACTTTGGTGGGACAGAGGAATCTGTGCTCACTTGGTGGCATGAGCCTGACAGAGCCATCCCCCACCTGGTCCTTGGTAGAAACGCTCCTGGAGGTGCCTGGCAT TCTATAGAGGGCTCTATGATTACCCTGAGCAGAGGGGAATGGATGGGACTCCCAGATCTCCCTTTCAAAGAATGGTTAAAGCAAAAGAGAAG AGGCCTCAGAAACAATAGAGCCACAGCAGAGGACATTGCTCAATATTACCAACACTATGTTGTGAAGAAAGGACTGCAGAAGAATTTCAAATGTGGCAGTGTTGTGACCTCTGTGAGGAAAGTGAGTGCAGAGAGCATCTCCAACCACACCCAGAAAGATCTACAGGGGGATAGTGGCTCACTCTGGAGCTCTAATGAAAAAAGTACTGAGGTCTTTCAGGTGGATGGATTTTTCAAAACTGTGGAAGGTAATAAGGAACCCTTCTCCATCTATGCAGAGAATGTGGTTTTGGCTACGGGAACGTATGACAATCCTACCTGGCTCGGGGTCAAGGGAGAAAATCTTTCCTATGTCCACCACCAGCTGTCTGCCCTAGAAGAAGCAGTGAAGAACAACAGTGTTGGCATCATGTCAGATCCAGTCTTGATTGTAGGTGCTGGTCTGACAGCTGCTGATGCAATTCTCTTTGCTCACCATTGCAATATTCCAGTAATCCACGTTTTTCGGAGACGAGTCACTGATCCGGGCCTCATTTTTAACCAGCTCCCCAAAATGCTGTACCCTGAATACCACAAAGTCCATCAGATGATGAAAGAACAgacagctgcctgtgctggtcCCTACGAGCACTACGTCAGCCTGCCTGAACATCACGTGCTCTCCTTTGGCAAGGACAAGAAATGCATCTTTCAAGACAAGAATGGCTGTCAGAAAGCTTATAAAATTTCCATGGCTCTTGTTCTAACTGGCTCAAACCCCAACCTCTCCTTTCTGCCAAATGATGGCATTGACTTGGCAATGGACAGTGAGCAGCCAGTCAACCCAAAGAGGAATCCCATAGATGTTGATCCATTCACCTATGAATGCACTCAGGAGAAAGGGCTCTATGCTCTGGGACCTCTAGCAGGAGATAATTTTGTACGTTTTGTGCAGGGAGGGGCTCTGGCTGTTGCCAGCTCTCTGTTAAAGAAAGCCAACAAAAATCCCCCCTAA